From the genome of Methanobrevibacter sp. TMH8, one region includes:
- the uvrB gene encoding excinuclease ABC subunit UvrB, with the protein MKKFEISSDYKPLGDQPKAIKSLTNGIKKGFHEQTLLGVTGSGKTFTMANVIEEVQKPTLIISHNKTLAAQLYEEFKEFFPDNAVEYFVSYYDYYQPEAYVPRTDTFIDKEASINEEIDRMRHSATQSLLSRDDVIVVSSVSCIYGIGSPEDYGEFALSISRGDILDRGEILSRLIHMQYERNDIEFDTGQFRVRGDVIEVNPVHGTPPIRIELFGDEIDSIAIVDKVTGKKIENLERYTLFPAKHFVVAEERMNNALRDIREELDSRLNELKIQNKLVEAQRLEQRTRFDLEMLQEMGYCPGVENYSLHLSGRTWGEMPYTLLKYFPKDFLTIIDESHVTVPQIRGMYNGDRARKETLVEHGFRLPSAKENRPFRFDEFEKSVNQVLYVSATPGSYEMTRSLNIVEQIIRPTGLVDPEVIIRPAKNQVEDLLGEVRKRIDKDQRVLITTLTKRMAEDLTDYYAKIGIKVRYLHSEIDTLERIDIIDDLRRGEFDCLVGVNLLREGLDLPEVSLIGILDADKEGFLRSQTSLIQTIGRAARNVEGQVLMYADEMTDSIKNSVDITNQRRKVQLAYNKKHNIKPKSTFRSLKEKKEEVKYDKNAADLKKIPKDELRMLIKDLEEDMKDAASNLDFERAAKLRDQLIIIKGIRK; encoded by the coding sequence ATGAAAAAATTTGAAATTTCATCAGATTATAAACCTCTTGGTGATCAACCAAAAGCTATTAAATCACTTACAAATGGAATTAAAAAAGGATTCCATGAACAAACTTTACTTGGAGTAACTGGTTCTGGAAAGACTTTTACTATGGCTAATGTTATTGAAGAGGTTCAAAAACCAACACTTATTATTTCTCACAATAAAACACTTGCTGCTCAACTATATGAAGAATTTAAAGAATTTTTTCCAGATAATGCAGTTGAATATTTTGTAAGTTATTATGATTATTATCAACCTGAAGCTTATGTTCCAAGAACTGATACATTTATTGATAAAGAAGCTTCAATAAATGAAGAAATTGATAGAATGAGACATTCTGCTACACAATCTCTTCTTTCTCGTGATGATGTTATTGTTGTCTCAAGTGTTTCATGTATTTATGGTATAGGTTCTCCTGAAGACTATGGAGAGTTTGCACTTTCAATATCTAGAGGAGATATATTAGATAGAGGAGAAATATTATCTCGTTTAATTCATATGCAATATGAAAGAAATGATATTGAATTTGATACTGGTCAATTTAGAGTTAGAGGAGATGTAATTGAAGTTAATCCTGTTCATGGCACCCCTCCTATTAGAATTGAACTTTTTGGTGATGAAATTGATTCAATAGCTATTGTGGATAAAGTTACTGGTAAAAAAATTGAAAATCTTGAAAGATATACTCTTTTCCCTGCAAAACACTTTGTAGTAGCTGAAGAACGTATGAATAATGCTCTTAGAGATATTAGAGAAGAGCTTGATTCTCGTCTCAATGAACTAAAAATACAAAATAAATTAGTTGAAGCTCAAAGACTTGAACAAAGAACACGTTTTGACCTTGAAATGTTGCAAGAGATGGGATATTGTCCAGGTGTAGAAAATTATTCACTCCACCTTTCAGGAAGAACTTGGGGAGAAATGCCTTATACTCTACTTAAATATTTTCCAAAGGATTTTTTAACTATAATTGATGAATCACATGTTACTGTTCCTCAAATTAGAGGAATGTATAATGGTGATAGGGCTCGTAAAGAAACACTTGTTGAACATGGTTTTCGTCTTCCTTCAGCTAAAGAAAATAGGCCATTTAGATTTGATGAATTCGAAAAATCTGTTAATCAAGTCCTTTATGTTTCAGCTACTCCAGGTAGTTATGAAATGACTAGAAGTTTAAATATTGTTGAGCAGATTATCAGACCAACTGGTTTAGTTGACCCTGAAGTTATTATTCGCCCAGCTAAAAATCAAGTTGAAGATTTACTAGGAGAAGTTAGAAAAAGAATTGATAAGGACCAAAGAGTCTTAATAACCACTCTTACAAAAAGAATGGCTGAAGATTTAACTGATTATTATGCTAAAATTGGTATTAAGGTTAGATATCTTCATTCAGAGATTGATACTTTAGAAAGAATTGATATTATTGATGATCTTCGAAGAGGAGAGTTTGATTGTCTTGTAGGAGTTAATTTACTTAGGGAAGGTTTAGATCTCCCTGAAGTATCTCTTATAGGAATTCTTGATGCTGATAAAGAAGGTTTTCTTAGATCTCAAACATCCCTTATACAAACAATTGGAAGAGCTGCAAGAAATGTTGAAGGTCAAGTTCTGATGTATGCTGATGAAATGACTGATTCTATTAAAAATTCTGTTGATATTACAAATCAGAGAAGAAAAGTACAATTAGCTTACAATAAAAAACATAATATTAAACCTAAATCAACTTTCAGATCACTAAAAGAGAAAAAAGAAGAAGTTAAATATGATAAAAATGCAGCTGATCTTAAGAAAATCCCTAAAGATGAACTTAGAATGTTAATAAAGGATCTAGAAGAAGATATGAAAGATGCTGCATCTAATTTAGACTTTGAAAGAGCTGCTAAACTGAGAGATCAATTAATAATTATAAAAGGAATAAGAAAATAG
- the uvrC gene encoding excinuclease ABC subunit UvrC — MSTKVKSPEDLPKKPGIYIMKNSDDEIIYIGKSKSLQNRVKSYFKDKYDTPKTKILMSHFNSLEYIITDSEKEALILEANLIKKHKPKYNIRLKDDKRYPYVKITNEDFPRLIITRNIGKTGSYFGPFTDVGSVRQTVKFLKSLFKIRTCRRMDGPCLNCQIDLCYGPCAGNISKNEYKKLINKIDLFFQGKYTEIIKNLEKEMKESSKNFNFEKAAVLRDQIASIAEVMEKQFVDFADELDQDVIAMSFDGDSAIVVVFSIRNGKINGKDDFLMSGAKNNKSNEVISAFIQQYYGINRHVPKEIILEEKIKNKEEFILIVDWLSDLRGDKVEISVPLEGSKLRLIRMVAKNAEIIKKQKKKMKNAMIELKKYLKLPKLPRIIEGYDVSNISGKLAVGSKVSFLDSKPNKKQYKRFKLETPGPNDYEMMRELLSRRLKPLANCTDDEEGTIKCEKPDLILIDGGKGQLGIATEVLKKYNLEYIPIIGLAKEFEEIFVPQSSNPIKIPQNNEGLHLLQRVRDESHRFAVTYHRKLRSKNIEGSELDDIVGVGKTRKINLLKHFGDIEKIKNATIEEISAVKGLNKKVAKAVYDNFH; from the coding sequence ATGTCAACTAAAGTTAAATCACCAGAAGATCTTCCAAAGAAACCTGGAATATACATAATGAAAAACTCTGATGATGAAATAATATACATTGGAAAATCAAAATCATTACAAAATAGAGTGAAATCTTATTTTAAAGATAAATATGATACTCCTAAAACAAAAATTTTAATGAGCCATTTCAATAGCTTAGAGTATATAATCACAGATAGTGAAAAAGAAGCACTTATTCTTGAAGCAAATCTTATTAAAAAACATAAACCTAAATATAACATCAGACTTAAGGATGATAAACGATATCCTTATGTTAAAATAACTAATGAAGATTTCCCACGTCTAATTATAACAAGAAACATAGGGAAAACAGGTAGCTATTTTGGACCATTTACTGATGTTGGTTCCGTTCGTCAAACTGTTAAATTTTTAAAATCATTATTTAAAATTAGAACTTGTCGTAGGATGGATGGTCCATGTTTAAATTGTCAAATTGATTTATGCTATGGTCCTTGTGCAGGTAATATTAGTAAAAATGAATATAAAAAATTAATTAATAAAATCGATCTTTTTTTCCAAGGCAAATATACTGAAATAATTAAAAACTTGGAAAAAGAAATGAAGGAATCATCCAAAAATTTTAACTTTGAAAAAGCAGCTGTACTTAGAGATCAAATAGCTTCAATAGCTGAAGTAATGGAAAAACAATTTGTTGATTTTGCAGATGAATTAGATCAAGATGTTATAGCTATGTCCTTTGATGGAGATTCAGCTATTGTTGTGGTTTTTTCAATTAGAAATGGGAAAATCAATGGAAAAGATGATTTTTTAATGAGTGGAGCTAAAAATAACAAATCTAATGAAGTTATATCTGCTTTTATACAACAGTATTATGGTATTAATAGGCATGTTCCTAAAGAAATTATTCTCGAAGAAAAAATTAAAAATAAAGAAGAATTCATATTAATTGTAGATTGGTTAAGTGATTTAAGAGGAGATAAAGTGGAAATTTCTGTTCCTTTAGAAGGAAGTAAACTTAGATTAATTCGAATGGTTGCAAAGAATGCTGAAATCATTAAAAAACAGAAGAAAAAAATGAAAAATGCTATGATCGAATTGAAAAAATATTTAAAACTTCCAAAACTTCCAAGAATAATTGAAGGATATGATGTATCAAATATTTCTGGAAAATTAGCTGTTGGATCAAAAGTTTCATTTTTAGATTCTAAACCTAATAAAAAACAATATAAAAGATTTAAACTAGAAACTCCAGGACCTAATGATTATGAGATGATGAGAGAATTATTAAGTAGGAGATTGAAACCTTTAGCTAATTGTACTGATGATGAAGAAGGAACTATAAAATGTGAAAAACCTGACCTTATACTTATTGATGGGGGTAAGGGCCAATTAGGGATAGCTACAGAAGTATTGAAAAAATACAATCTAGAATATATTCCTATAATTGGTTTAGCTAAAGAATTTGAGGAAATATTTGTTCCACAAAGTTCAAATCCAATTAAAATTCCTCAAAATAATGAAGGACTTCATTTACTTCAAAGAGTAAGAGATGAATCACATAGATTTGCTGTAACTTACCATAGAAAATTAAGATCAAAAAATATTGAAGGATCAGAACTTGACGATATTGTAGGTGTAGGAAAAACTAGAAAAATAAATTTATTAAAACATTTTGGAGATATAGAAAAAATAAAAAATGCTACTATTGAAGAAATATCGGCTGTTAAAGGACTTAATAAGAAAGTAGCTAAGGCAGTTTATGATAATTTTCATTAA
- a CDS encoding DNA alkylation repair protein: MEVSEIISTFEKLSNPNEIEGMKRFGIDPNHTYGLRMPVIKKIAKNYKNNHKLALDLWKINNRETRILASLVDDPKEVTSEQMDHWANDFDYWEITDQCCINLFRKTEFAYDKVYQWTEEEKEFVKRSGFSLIAVLAVHDKKKTDETFIELMELIERESTDNRKMVKKSVNWALRQIGKRNLKLNKLAIEKAEKIDKIDSKSAHWIAKNALKELKSEKIQEKLNNK, from the coding sequence ATGGAAGTTTCAGAAATAATTTCTACATTTGAAAAGTTATCTAACCCTAATGAAATTGAAGGTATGAAAAGATTTGGAATAGATCCAAATCATACATATGGTTTAAGAATGCCTGTTATTAAAAAAATAGCTAAAAATTATAAAAATAATCATAAACTAGCATTAGATTTATGGAAAATAAATAATCGTGAAACTAGAATATTGGCCTCCCTTGTTGATGACCCTAAAGAAGTTACTTCAGAACAAATGGATCATTGGGCTAATGATTTTGATTACTGGGAAATTACAGATCAATGTTGTATAAATTTATTTAGAAAAACTGAATTTGCATATGATAAAGTGTATCAATGGACTGAAGAAGAAAAAGAATTTGTGAAACGTTCAGGGTTTTCTTTAATTGCTGTTTTAGCTGTCCATGATAAGAAAAAAACCGATGAAACATTCATTGAATTAATGGAATTAATTGAAAGAGAATCAACTGATAATAGAAAAATGGTCAAAAAATCTGTAAATTGGGCTCTTCGACAAATTGGTAAAAGGAATTTGAAACTAAATAAATTAGCTATTGAAAAAGCTGAAAAAATAGATAAAATTGATTCAAAAAGTGCACATTGGATTGCAAAAAATGCTTTAAAAGAGTTAAAAAGTGAAAAAATTCAAGAAAAACTAAATAATAAATAA
- the csa3 gene encoding CRISPR-associated CARF protein Csa3, producing the protein METTLISTIYDVEPVMICITKFSPKRVLLLTEDNASDVMKESEETLANAFGRFIDIKSHETDSNDPVKIAGAVATTIEKEKDRGNKIVVNISGGERPQALGTLFGAYGKHQFVDRIVFVDNSKKEVIDLPILKYGISSTKKDILKCLIEGCNSVKQLSTEIDISRGMTYNHIRELRDMGLIEKDNLEITTAGRLAIV; encoded by the coding sequence ATGGAGACAACTCTTATATCCACAATATATGATGTAGAACCAGTAATGATATGTATAACTAAATTCTCTCCAAAAAGAGTTTTACTTTTAACTGAAGATAATGCTTCTGATGTCATGAAAGAAAGTGAAGAAACTTTAGCAAATGCTTTCGGAAGATTTATTGATATTAAATCACATGAAACCGATTCTAATGATCCAGTGAAAATTGCTGGAGCTGTTGCAACAACTATAGAAAAAGAAAAAGATCGTGGAAACAAAATTGTTGTTAACATTAGCGGTGGAGAAAGACCTCAAGCTTTAGGAACATTATTTGGAGCATATGGCAAACACCAATTTGTTGATAGGATTGTATTTGTAGATAATTCTAAAAAAGAAGTAATTGATTTACCTATTCTTAAATACGGAATATCTTCTACTAAAAAAGATATCTTAAAATGCTTAATAGAAGGTTGTAATTCAGTTAAACAATTATCAACTGAAATAGATATCAGTAGAGGCATGACATACAATCATATCAGAGAATTAAGGGATATGGGCCTTATAGAAAAAGATAATTTAGAAATTACTACAGCTGGAAGATTAGCTATTGTATAA
- a CDS encoding DUF169 domain-containing protein has product MEESIKTNELENNQYFSQMLKEDLNIKTSPVAIKFILHKEDIPQKIEKIGEKMRHCEMVQKAANGAIFYSTSSEQLCKGGSAAIGLEKLPEKLDSGEFYYNLGRFKSLGSAKRTIDSVPKINLNVYAIIYMPLEKADFIPDVVVIIGSPVQAMKITQAIVYTLGGRVESDFSGIQSVCADAVARPFISKRANITMGCSGSRQNADIKNEELIIGLNGENLGCTVNALNSI; this is encoded by the coding sequence ATGGAAGAGAGTATTAAAACAAATGAACTTGAAAATAACCAATATTTTTCTCAAATGTTAAAAGAAGATTTGAATATTAAAACTAGTCCTGTAGCTATAAAATTTATACTACATAAAGAAGATATTCCACAAAAAATTGAAAAAATTGGGGAAAAAATGAGACATTGTGAAATGGTTCAAAAAGCTGCAAATGGAGCTATATTTTATAGTACTTCATCTGAACAATTATGTAAAGGAGGGTCTGCAGCTATTGGATTAGAAAAATTACCTGAAAAACTCGATTCTGGAGAATTTTATTATAATTTAGGAAGATTTAAATCATTAGGATCTGCAAAAAGAACCATTGATTCAGTCCCTAAAATTAATCTCAATGTTTATGCAATAATTTATATGCCTTTAGAAAAAGCTGATTTTATCCCAGATGTGGTTGTTATTATTGGAAGCCCTGTTCAAGCCATGAAAATTACTCAGGCTATAGTTTACACATTAGGTGGAAGAGTTGAATCCGACTTTTCAGGAATTCAATCAGTATGTGCCGATGCTGTTGCAAGACCCTTTATTAGTAAAAGAGCCAATATAACTATGGGTTGTAGTGGTTCTAGACAAAATGCAGACATTAAAAATGAAGAACTTATAATAGGATTAAATGGAGAAAATTTAGGTTGTACAGTAAATGCTTTAAATAGTATTTAA
- the uvrA gene encoding excinuclease ABC subunit UvrA, giving the protein MNKNSNKKEIILKGAREHNLQNLDLSIPRDEFVVITGLSGSGKSSLAFDTIYAEGQRRYVESLSAYARQFLGQMKKPEIDYIEGLSPAISIDQKTTKMNPRSTVGTITEIYDYLRLLFARIGTPHCYKCGKEIAPQTIGQIVENIIEESKDSEKVKIQVLGPIIKDRKGEHKKIFENLRNKGFVRVRIDGEVKDLEDDIKLNKNTKHTIEVVVDRLIIREDVEFQRRLADSLETALEFGEGIVNVLFDKQSDIENNDSNESTNKKTNLKTQKSHYEKVFSEHFACVDCGINFEELTPRMFSFNSPQGACPECKGIGSKMEMDPDLIVPRPELSINEGAIVPWSRSKGSKDNYYHQMLSSVANHLGFSMDTPFKDLKKEEQNAILYGTKDKISFNFKRRNKSYRVNRKFEGVINRMERHYLETKSNYSRSYISKFMSDHACHVCKGKRLRPEALSVTVADKSISEVVSMPIKDCYKFFKTIELNERELYIAKEVLKEIRERLKFLVDVGLDYISMERSSGTLSGGEAQRIRLATQIGSGLVGVLYILDEPSIGLHQRDNVKLIETLKRLRDIGNTLIVVEHDEETILSADYIVDIGPGAGEHGGKIVAQGTPTEIMESVDSVTGKYLSRKEAIPINNTRRKGNGKFISIKGATENNLKNVNVDIPLGVFTCVTGVSGSGKSSLINQVLNKGLNGILNNKHTYAGKHDSIEGAENIDKIIVIDQTPIGRTPRSNPATYTGLFTHIRELFAETPEAKARGYKPGRFSFNVKGGRCEACSGDGIIQIEMHFLADVYVPCEVCKGKRYNDETLDIRYKGKNIYEVLEMTVEEALEFFENIPKIKKKLQTLYDVGLGYIKIGQAATTLSGGEAQRIKLAKELSKQSTGKTLYILDEPTTGLHFDDIKRLLGVLGRLTDSGNSIVVIEHNLDVIKTADHIIDLGPEGGDGGGEIVAQGTPEEIAKSGTYTGEFLKDILNENITPLAKELVEEKMSK; this is encoded by the coding sequence ATGAATAAAAACTCAAATAAAAAGGAGATTATATTAAAAGGTGCTAGGGAGCATAATCTCCAAAATTTAGATTTATCTATTCCTCGGGATGAATTTGTAGTTATCACTGGATTAAGTGGTTCTGGAAAATCTTCATTAGCATTTGACACTATTTATGCTGAAGGACAGCGTAGATATGTTGAATCTTTATCTGCTTATGCAAGGCAATTTTTAGGACAGATGAAAAAACCAGAAATTGATTACATAGAAGGATTGTCACCAGCAATATCTATTGATCAAAAAACCACAAAAATGAACCCTCGTTCAACTGTTGGTACAATTACTGAAATATATGATTATCTTCGTCTTCTTTTTGCAAGAATTGGTACTCCTCATTGTTATAAATGTGGAAAAGAAATTGCTCCACAAACCATAGGTCAAATAGTTGAAAATATTATTGAAGAAAGTAAAGACTCTGAAAAAGTTAAAATTCAAGTTTTAGGTCCTATAATAAAAGATAGAAAGGGAGAACACAAAAAAATCTTTGAAAATCTTAGAAATAAAGGTTTTGTTAGAGTAAGAATTGATGGGGAAGTTAAAGATCTTGAAGATGATATTAAGTTAAATAAAAATACTAAACATACAATTGAAGTTGTAGTTGATAGACTAATAATTAGAGAAGATGTTGAATTTCAAAGACGTTTAGCAGATTCTTTAGAAACTGCACTTGAATTTGGTGAAGGTATCGTTAATGTTCTTTTTGATAAACAATCAGATATAGAAAATAATGATTCAAATGAAAGCACAAACAAAAAAACTAATTTAAAAACTCAAAAAAGTCATTACGAAAAAGTTTTCTCAGAACATTTTGCATGTGTTGATTGTGGAATAAACTTTGAAGAACTTACTCCTAGAATGTTTTCTTTTAACAGTCCTCAAGGTGCTTGTCCAGAATGTAAAGGCATTGGTAGTAAAATGGAAATGGACCCTGATCTTATTGTTCCTCGCCCTGAACTTTCTATAAATGAAGGAGCTATAGTTCCATGGAGTAGATCAAAGGGAAGTAAGGATAATTATTATCACCAAATGCTCTCTTCAGTAGCTAATCATCTTGGATTTTCGATGGACACACCATTTAAAGACTTAAAAAAAGAAGAACAAAATGCAATTCTTTATGGTACAAAAGATAAAATTTCATTTAATTTTAAACGAAGAAATAAATCATATAGGGTTAATAGGAAATTTGAAGGCGTAATTAATAGGATGGAAAGACATTATTTAGAAACTAAATCTAATTATTCTCGTAGTTATATCTCAAAATTTATGAGTGATCATGCTTGTCATGTATGTAAAGGAAAACGTCTTCGTCCTGAAGCTTTATCTGTAACAGTTGCAGATAAATCAATTTCTGAAGTAGTTTCTATGCCTATAAAAGATTGTTATAAATTCTTTAAAACCATAGAACTCAATGAAAGAGAGTTATATATTGCTAAAGAAGTTTTAAAGGAAATAAGAGAAAGATTAAAATTCCTTGTGGATGTTGGTCTTGATTATATTTCAATGGAAAGATCTTCAGGAACTTTATCTGGAGGTGAAGCTCAGAGAATTCGATTAGCCACACAAATTGGATCAGGATTAGTTGGGGTTTTATATATATTAGATGAACCTAGTATTGGTCTTCATCAAAGAGATAATGTTAAACTAATCGAAACCCTAAAAAGACTTCGAGATATAGGAAACACTCTAATTGTAGTTGAACATGATGAGGAAACTATCCTTTCAGCAGATTATATAGTTGATATTGGTCCTGGTGCAGGAGAACATGGTGGAAAAATTGTTGCTCAAGGTACACCAACTGAAATTATGGAATCTGTTGATTCTGTTACTGGTAAATATTTATCAAGAAAAGAAGCAATTCCTATTAATAATACTAGACGAAAAGGTAATGGTAAATTTATTTCAATTAAAGGTGCAACTGAAAATAACTTAAAAAATGTTAATGTTGATATTCCTCTTGGAGTATTTACTTGTGTAACTGGTGTTTCTGGTTCAGGTAAAAGTTCTCTTATTAATCAAGTTTTAAATAAAGGTTTAAATGGAATTTTAAACAATAAACATACTTATGCAGGAAAACATGATAGCATTGAAGGTGCTGAAAATATTGATAAAATAATTGTTATTGATCAAACACCAATTGGAAGAACACCAAGATCTAATCCTGCTACATATACCGGACTTTTTACACATATTAGAGAATTATTTGCAGAAACTCCTGAAGCAAAAGCTAGAGGTTATAAACCTGGAAGATTTAGTTTTAATGTGAAAGGTGGCCGTTGCGAAGCTTGTTCTGGAGATGGAATAATTCAAATCGAAATGCACTTTTTAGCTGATGTTTATGTTCCATGTGAAGTCTGTAAGGGAAAAAGATATAATGATGAAACTCTTGACATTAGATACAAAGGTAAAAACATATATGAAGTCCTTGAAATGACTGTTGAAGAAGCTCTTGAATTCTTTGAAAATATTCCTAAAATAAAGAAAAAACTTCAAACATTATATGATGTTGGACTAGGATATATAAAAATAGGCCAAGCAGCTACAACATTATCTGGAGGCGAAGCTCAGAGAATTAAATTAGCTAAAGAGTTATCTAAACAAAGTACTGGAAAAACTCTATATATTCTTGATGAACCTACAACTGGACTACATTTTGACGATATCAAAAGATTACTTGGGGTCCTTGGAAGATTAACTGATTCTGGTAATTCAATTGTTGTTATTGAGCATAATTTAGATGTGATTAAAACAGCTGATCATATTATTGATCTTGGTCCAGAAGGTGGAGATGGTGGGGGAGAAATTGTTGCCCAAGGCACTCCTGAAGAAATAGCTAAATCTGGAACATATACTGGTGAATTCTTAAAGGATATTTTAAATGAAAACATAACTCCTCTAGCTAAAGAATTAGTTGAAGAAAAAATGAGCAAATAA
- a CDS encoding DUF368 domain-containing protein — protein MGSADIIPGVSGGTIALITGIYERLVHAIGKINFKFIKYLFKGDISGFKREFLDEIDFQLFIPLLLGIAIAMLTLSKVIGILLEEYTAFTFAFFLGLILASAYVLYTQVVHFSPKIIIISIIGFILAFIFVGLNPIATNHTLPILFFSGMIAICAMILPGISGAFILLLLGQYGYMLNALNTFSWTEIITFCIGALIGILGFSKLLDYLLQHHEEITLALLIGVMIGTLRIPFNQITTNIGTSPIDIAICIILMIIGFVLIVLLEKKFKYIE, from the coding sequence ATGGGATCTGCTGATATTATCCCTGGAGTATCTGGAGGGACTATTGCATTAATTACAGGAATATACGAAAGACTTGTTCATGCAATTGGGAAAATTAATTTCAAATTCATTAAATATCTTTTTAAAGGAGATATATCAGGCTTTAAAAGAGAATTTCTTGATGAAATAGATTTTCAATTATTTATTCCCCTTCTCTTAGGAATAGCAATAGCTATGTTAACGTTATCTAAAGTAATTGGTATTTTATTAGAAGAATACACAGCTTTTACATTTGCTTTCTTTTTAGGTTTAATTCTAGCATCAGCTTATGTTTTATATACACAAGTTGTACATTTTTCTCCTAAAATTATAATAATTTCTATAATTGGATTTATTTTAGCATTTATTTTTGTAGGATTAAATCCTATTGCAACAAATCACACATTACCAATATTATTTTTCTCTGGTATGATAGCTATTTGTGCTATGATTCTTCCAGGAATTTCTGGAGCTTTTATTTTATTGTTGTTAGGACAATATGGATATATGTTAAATGCATTAAATACATTTAGTTGGACAGAAATCATAACTTTTTGTATTGGAGCATTAATTGGTATTTTAGGATTTTCTAAATTATTAGATTATTTATTACAACACCATGAAGAAATAACTTTAGCACTTTTAATTGGAGTAATGATAGGAACACTTAGAATACCTTTTAATCAAATAACAACAAATATCGGGACATCTCCTATTGATATAGCTATTTGCATTATTTTAATGATTATAGGATTTGTTTTGATTGTTTTACTTGAAAAGAAATTTAAATATATTGAATAA
- a CDS encoding exodeoxyribonuclease III — translation MSKVKLISWNINGIRTRAKNKELNPIFDENPDIILFQETKAKYDQLDTNLKNIEGYNSYFTPGESTRSGGIATFSKIKPVLVKKFFDVPDTSLKMKVQNFKFDNFSLIHIYAPTGTGSKANKEAKLEFFNKLLNFAEKHRDDNVIIAGDFNIAHSEKDISDPEKSAKTVTFLEEERAILDKIEEIGFVDSFRLINPDETTFSAWKSQKTKESGEGSRLDYFFVSKNLKDSIKESKILSEIEGSKHVPIELVLDI, via the coding sequence ATGAGTAAAGTTAAACTTATATCATGGAATATCAATGGAATCAGAACTAGAGCTAAAAATAAAGAATTAAATCCAATTTTTGATGAAAATCCAGATATAATATTGTTTCAAGAAACAAAAGCAAAATACGATCAATTAGATACTAATTTAAAAAATATTGAAGGTTATAATTCTTATTTCACTCCAGGTGAATCAACTAGGTCTGGAGGAATAGCTACATTTTCAAAAATTAAACCAGTTTTAGTAAAGAAATTTTTTGATGTTCCAGATACTTCATTAAAAATGAAAGTTCAAAATTTTAAATTTGATAATTTTAGCTTGATTCATATTTATGCTCCTACTGGAACAGGATCTAAAGCTAATAAAGAAGCTAAGTTAGAATTTTTTAATAAATTACTTAATTTCGCTGAAAAACATAGAGATGATAATGTTATAATAGCTGGAGATTTTAATATTGCTCATAGTGAAAAAGATATCAGTGATCCAGAAAAATCAGCAAAAACTGTAACATTTTTAGAAGAAGAAAGAGCTATTTTAGATAAGATAGAAGAAATTGGTTTTGTAGATTCTTTCAGATTAATCAATCCAGATGAAACTACTTTTTCAGCCTGGAAATCTCAAAAAACTAAAGAGTCAGGTGAAGGTTCTCGTTTAGATTATTTCTTTGTTTCAAAAAATCTAAAAGATTCTATTAAAGAATCTAAAATATTGTCTGAAATCGAAGGTTCTAAACATGTACCTATAGAACTTGTTTTAGATATTTAA